In one Solanum lycopersicum chromosome 11, SLM_r2.1 genomic region, the following are encoded:
- the LOC101247284 gene encoding uncharacterized protein: MESALVCSTAPRTTTSSLLKKRETPLDAPFGLSFSRNYVKCWGISLSLRKTKKYKVFNCNVKVEDEACELVNGVELSIGDGVDSIDAYLCNAVKNNNGTGILLLSDIFGFEDSFTRDFSYRVACNGYNVLVPDMFRGNPWRKDESKALFEQWIGSVDKQQVVRDIFTSTKWMANEFVAAGISKKFGVIGFCFGGGVLIDILAQDKGSEFGVGISFYGTRIDLSVTSKIEVPLLLIAGDSDPLCPVNVLKEVENNANGCKMAIFEGRGHDFAHRPQSLEDDKDAEEAFLMMRNWLHDGLHSEN; this comes from the exons ATGGAGTCAGCCCTGGTGTGTTCAACCGCTCCAAGAACGACTACGAGCAGTCTCCTTAAAAAAAGAGAGACACCACTTGATGCTCCCTTTGGTCTTTCATTTTCG AGAAACTATGTCAAGTGTTGGGGTATTTCGTTATCCTTGAGAAAGACTAAGAAATACAAAGTCTTTAattgcaatgtgaaagtagagGATGAGGCTTGTGAACTAGTTAACGGAGTTGAGCTTTCCATTGGGGATGGAGTTGATAGCATTGATGCTTATCTCTGTAATGCTGTAAAGAACAACAATGGTACTGGCATTTTGCTCTTATCTGATATCTTTGGATTTGAGGACTCATTTACGAGAGATTTTTCATACCGTGTTGCATGCAATGGATACAA TGTTCTGGTACCAGATATGTTCCGTGGAAATCCATGGAGAAAGGATGAATCCAAAGCTTTGTTTGAGCAATGGATTGGTAGTGTAGACAAACAACAGGTTGTGAGAGACATTTTCACATCGACTAAATGGATGGCCAATGAGTTTGTGGCTGCAGGAATATCAAAGAAGTTTGGAGTGATTGGATTTTGCTTTGGCGGTGGCGTGTTAATAGACATATTGGCTCAAGATAAGGGTAGTGAGTTTGGTGTTGGGATCTCATTCTATGGTACACGGATCGACTTATCTGTTACTAGCAAGATTGAGGTACCTCTACTACTTATTGCTGGTGACAGTGATCCACTTTGTCCTGTGAATGTGTTGAAGGAGGTTGAAAATAACGCGAATGGTTGCAAAATGGCGATTTTTGAGGGAAGGGGTCATGATTTTGCCCATCGACCTCAATCCTTAGAAGACGATAAAGATGCAGAAGAGGCATtcttgatgatgagaaactggcTGCATGATGGACTACATTCTGAAAATTGA
- the LOC101247581 gene encoding MICOS complex subunit MIC10: MAEENKQEQSVIPSGYNLDAKWDACLDLGVRRFTYFSLIGGFAGLLLFRSPVTRWASTAFGAGAGLGSAYTECSQKFGGYPGKSTASISETPITKVGED, encoded by the exons ATGGCTGAAGAGAACAAGCAAGAACAATCAGTTATACCATCAGGATACAATTTGGATGCAAAATGGGATGCTTGTCTTGATTTGGGTGTTCGCCGTTTTACTTACTTTTCATTAATCGGTGGCTTTGCTGGTCTTCTCCTCTTCC GGAGTCCCGTGACACGGTGGGCATCTACGGCATTTGGTGCTGGGGCAGGTCTAGGATCTGCATACACAGAATGCTCTCAGAAATTTGGTGGATATCCTGGAAAATCAACTGCTAGTATTTCTGAGACTCCTATTACCAAG GTCGGAGAGGACTGA